In Methanobrevibacter sp. TMH8, the sequence AATAGTATAACTTACAAGGCCTTTAGCCCTAGTTTTAGACCCATACCAAAATTTAAGTTTAAATGCAGATGCAGCCAAATTACCATTATTCTTAATTGTGACAATATAATTATTACCCGATCGAGTAACTTTAGTGATCTTAAGATCTGCAGCTAAACCATAAGCCACATCTGATTTAAAAATTAGCTTATTATTAGCATAATTTTTTTCATAAGTAGCTTTATTGTAATTAATCTGAGCATATTTATTATATTTCTTATGAGTACTGTATTTAAAGAAATTAACAACATATGTTTTTGATTTGCCAACACCTAAAGGAGAAACACTGATAATTTTATACTTCTTATTAGAGTACCAAAGTTTAAGCTTTGTAGCACTAGATGCACCATTACCGATATTCTTGATAATAACTTTATATTTATTGCCTGAACGTACAATCTTAGCTATTAAAAGATCAGAGGCGCCTTTAACATTGATACTAAATGACTTACTAATAGATGTATTTGAAACAATCCATCCTGGAACTTGAACATTTGGACCAAAACCAATATAGTTAACGTAAATAATATTATTTCCTAATTTATAGCTACTATACCTAAAAATAGAAACACCATTTACTACAGCAGTTGGAACACTTTTGCCATTAGCATAATGCCATACTAGATTGCCTCCATTGAGTGGTTTACCAAGAGATATGACATAAGCTCTAACTACTATAAACTCTCCTTCATAAACAGAAGATTGAGACTTGCTAAAGCTTAAAGTAGTTTTTATAGCAAAATCAAAAGTTTTTTTATAGTATGTATTCCCTGTAGGATACTTATTTCCATTAAGACCATCACTAATTGTGAGATCATAATAATCATACCAACCAGCATTACCTGGCCAACTTACTTTAAAAACACCATTAGAATCAGTTGTAGTTGATTGACTATAATCAATACGACCCTCAGGGTTACTAGATGTATCACTTCTTGCACGTAAAGCAAAAGCAAATAATCTATTGGCAACAGGATTATTATTAGAATCTTTTACAGTAACTGTAAAGTTAATTTGTTTTCCATGTACAGGCGGATTATGTTCAACCGTAACAGTGAAATTATTACTATTAGGAAGTGAAGACCCATTATCTGCAGAACAAACAAAGCCTATACTACCAAAAAAGATAAATAAAAATATGAGTAATACTAATATTTTTTTCATTAAAAATCACCATAAATTAGTATAAAATCCAAATTAGTTCCATAAAATTATTTTTGAGTAACTCATTTAGAACTCAAATTTATGATGAATAATAATATATATTCCAACATGTATAAAACTATCCAATATGAATGTTCTAGAACAAAAAGAATAATAAATAATAACTTATTAATACTACTATAACTTACAAAAAATGAAAAAGTACAATTAATAGATTTATTAGAATATAATAATAAATAAATGGATTAAATTAATATAATAAAACAATAACAAATATTATAGTACTTTATAAATATAGGATAAATTATATAAAAATTGATAAATAATATTAATCTAATTGATTTTATACTAAACAGATTATGATAATATTAAAATACTGATTATTTATAGAAATAATAATGCAAATAAAAATTAATTAAAATAAAACAATATAGTTATAATTTTTTTATATATAATTTAAGAATAATTTCAATAAAATTTTAAATTAATAAATTTAATAATTTTAATAAGTTTAATAATCTAATGATTTAAAAATTTAATAATTTAAAAACATTAACATATCACTATATTTATATATACTATTAAATTTAAATAAAAAATAATAAAATTATATAAAATTAAATAAAATTAAATAAATATCAATGCATTAAGAATTAAATAATAGTAATGCTTACAATAATTTTAATCTAGATTATTATAATGTGGAGGAAAAGAAATGTCAAAGAAAGTTGTTGAAGTTAAAACTTTAAAAATAGGAAAATATGTAGTATTAGATGGAGAAGCTTCTAAAATAACCAGTTTATCAACATCATCTCCTGGAAAACATGGAGCAGCTAAAGCAAGACTTGAAGCTGTAGGTATATTCGATAATCAAAAAAGAAGTATTGTTAAACCTGTAGATACTAAAATTGATATTCCAATTATTGATAAAAGAGTTGGACAAGTATTATCTATAATGGGAACTAATGTTCAATTGATGGATATGGAAAATTACGAAACTCTCGAACTTCCTATGCCTGATGAACTTAAAGATCAAATTGTTGAAGGTGCAGAAGTAGATTACATTACTGCTCTTGGAAATATGAAAATTATGAGAGTTAAATAGATAAATAAGATTTATTTATCTTTAATTCCTTATTATTTATATATTTATTTTCTATTATTTCTATAACATCAAATTTATCATATTTTAAAATTTTTACATTAAAATTTTTACATTAATTTTAAATTAGTTTTTCAAATTAGTTTTTCAAATTAGTTTTTCAAATTGTTTTTCAAATTGTTTTTTAAATTAGGCTTTTAAATTAAAAATTATATTTTCATATTGGATTTTTTATTTAGAAATATTCATTAAAAATATAATAATATCATTAAAATACATAATCACACTAACTATAAAAGTTATTCCAGTTCCAAATATAGCTAATAACTTAGCTATTTTATTAATAATATTATTTGGAATATCAAAAATAGCTATTTTTAAATCACTAATATCTTTTTCAGTATCTGCTACTCTTTTTTCAATATTATTATTTCTACCTTCAGAATCAGATAATAATATTTTCAAAGCTCTTTTTTGATCCTTTTCAATATCATCTATCTCTTCAATAACTTGATCAATCTTAGCTTGTCTAATACCATTATAATATTCTTTATTTTTACAATAATCATCAATTTCATTAACTTTCTCTTTTATTTCGTTAATCTGAGCTTGTAAAATTGTTGAAGGGATTTTTTGTTGATTTTTCAGGCATTCATTGTATTTCATCCTTATCATCACCACTTTCAGCTTCTGAAGATTTATAATTCTGATTACTGCCAAGATATGTTGGACTGATGCTAAAAATAAGTTTTAATAAATTTTTAATAACTTCTTTTTTATCCATGCTCATAATATTCTTACCTAATAATTCAGAATTTAAAACTCTAAATTCAATTAAAACAAATATAATAATTATTAAACCTATCATAATAGCTAACTGAATATACCATTCAGCAGGTATAAAATCTACAATCCTATCCAAATAAGGTGTTAATATCATAGCTAATATTGATAGAAATAGGCCTACTCTTTGCTTGTTTTTAAAACTTTTAATTTGCATTTAAACTGCCTCGTAATATAATAAATAATTTATAAAAATAATAAAAAGTATTAATAAGAAAAAGTATTAGTAAATACAAAACATTTTCTTTTCATTTATAAAAGAACATTTTAAACAATATTATTTTTCATATATCTAAATAAAAAATAACAAAATAATTTAATGGTTTAAGATTATGAAAAATACTTTCTTAAATGAATAGTTCCTTTAAAGTTTCTTATATATTAAAATAAAAAAATGTAGAGTATTAAAAATATTAACACTCTATAAAAAAACATTTTTATTGTCTGAATACTTCAAGACCAGGCCTTAATAAATATCTTTTCTGTATTCCAACAGCCATAGCATAATCATAAATCAACCTTTTTTTAGCTTTAATATGATCTTCTTCACAATAATATCCAATCCATACTTTTGCACGATTTATAAGATAGTTTTTAACATCCTCATTTTTTAAAACATTAAAACCTTTCATTGATCCTACAAGTTCAGTTAATTTTGCCGACATGCCAGTTTCAGGTTCATTATAAGCATCAATAACTGCTTGATAATCTTCACAACCAGCATAGGTATTACAAAAAACACCACTAGTTAAAGGCCTCTCATAAGCACCATGAAGTTCTCCACTAGTGTACTTATTACAATACTTATTTCGATTATCTCCTCCTAAACTTGCCATATGTACAGGACAAGCCATATCTTGTACATAATGGAAACCATAAGCTAAATCATAGGCAGCTCTCCTAGGATCTGTATTAAGAAGTTCAGCAGCACGATTAGTGTGAAGATCGGCTTTAGTTTCACAATAGTTTATATCAGTATGTTTACGTGGCTCACCAGCTTCTATTAGTGGTCCATCAACTTCATCAGGATTTTTACGAGATAAATCAATATCTGCACTATCAAAAATTATTTCTTTATAAGGTGCTAATTTAGTCTTTGCATTAGCTCCTAACATATTATATAATGATTTATTCAATAACTGATGGCCTGAACCATCAGGATCATCCATAGTAGAAGGTATTCCAGATTTTCCCACATGCCAACAAAACATCAATAGTACCCTTAGTACTAATCTTGCTTTTTTAATTTTATCTATTTTTTTCATTTATTTCAACTCCATTTATTTTTATGTTTCATACTACCTACTGAAAAATATGAAATTTGAAAAATTATAAATTTCAATATCATACTTTTCAACCTAACCTATTTACAATATTGATTAAAATACTATATAAATATAACGGTTATATGAGCTTATTTTTAGCTATAAATGAATTTTAGAAATTAAAAATGGAAATAAAAAATTAAAATGATTTTTAAGAATGAAATATGAATATTTAATTTAGAAATATAAAATAGAAATGATTTTTAGAAAGTAAATTTATAAATAATTAGCTATTAAAAATGAGAAGTAATATTTAAGTAATATCTAATTTCATATGTAAAAAAAAATATGAAATAAGAATCCATGATTCTAA encodes:
- a CDS encoding Ig-like domain-containing protein, with the translated sequence MKKILVLLIFLFIFFGSIGFVCSADNGSSLPNSNNFTVTVEHNPPVHGKQINFTVTVKDSNNNPVANRLFAFALRARSDTSSNPEGRIDYSQSTTTDSNGVFKVSWPGNAGWYDYYDLTISDGLNGNKYPTGNTYYKKTFDFAIKTTLSFSKSQSSVYEGEFIVVRAYVISLGKPLNGGNLVWHYANGKSVPTAVVNGVSIFRYSSYKLGNNIIYVNYIGFGPNVQVPGWIVSNTSISKSFSINVKGASDLLIAKIVRSGNKYKVIIKNIGNGASSATKLKLWYSNKKYKIISVSPLGVGKSKTYVVNFFKYSTHKKYNKYAQINYNKATYEKNYANNKLIFKSDVAYGLAADLKITKVTRSGNNYIVTIKNNGNLAASAFKLKFWYGSKTRAKGLVSYTIKKFGQYGKKLPSGVSIALTIPYYPYKTHSKYYKFVSVNSDKKIPESNYANNLKKFKV
- a CDS encoding translation initiation factor IF-5A, translating into MSKKVVEVKTLKIGKYVVLDGEASKITSLSTSSPGKHGAAKARLEAVGIFDNQKRSIVKPVDTKIDIPIIDKRVGQVLSIMGTNVQLMDMENYETLELPMPDELKDQIVEGAEVDYITALGNMKIMRVK